A stretch of Corallococcus macrosporus DNA encodes these proteins:
- the kdpA gene encoding potassium-transporting ATPase subunit KdpA, with the protein MTLIGWSQTLLFFALVLALTKPVGAYLFRVFEADTQPLPRVLGPVERILLRLCGVNREQEQTWGQYTVALLAFSLFSLLGVYALQRLQHVLPFNPQGLPAVGPELAFNTAASFVANTNWQSYAGESTMSYATQMLGLTWQNFTSAATGLGVALALARGLTRRAGPEGRKTLGNFWVDLVRGTLYVLLPLSFVAALFFVSQGVLQNLAPYPEHLTVEGVKQTLAFGPVASQEAIKMLGTNGGGFFNANSAHPFENPTPLTNLVQLLLIFVLPAGLTYTYGKMTGDTKQGWALFAAMSVLFLVGAAASYAAESQPNPALVPSQVAQAGNLEGKETRFGVAASTLFATVTTDASCGAVNAMHDSFTPLGGLVPLVNMQLGEVIFGGVGAGLYGILVMAVLAVFIAGLMVGRTPEFLGKKVEAREMKLAMLYVLVFPLVILGLSAVAAVIPQGTSSLNNAGPHGLSEILYAFTSGVANNGSAFAGLNANTPFWNLSLGVSMLAGRFLMMVPVLALAGSLVGKKAVAPGPGTFPTEGVLFTGLLVSVVVIVGALTFFPVLSLGPIVEHFLGAAGKVY; encoded by the coding sequence ATGACCCTCATCGGCTGGTCGCAGACCCTGCTGTTCTTCGCCCTGGTGCTCGCGCTGACAAAGCCCGTGGGCGCGTACCTCTTCCGCGTCTTCGAAGCAGACACGCAGCCCCTACCCCGAGTGCTCGGCCCCGTCGAGCGCATCCTCCTGCGTCTGTGCGGCGTGAACCGCGAACAGGAGCAGACCTGGGGCCAGTACACCGTCGCCCTGCTCGCGTTCAGCCTGTTCAGCCTGCTGGGCGTCTACGCCCTCCAGCGCCTCCAGCACGTGCTCCCCTTCAACCCACAGGGACTGCCCGCCGTGGGTCCGGAGCTCGCCTTCAACACCGCCGCCAGCTTCGTGGCCAACACCAACTGGCAGTCGTACGCGGGCGAATCCACCATGAGCTACGCCACCCAGATGCTGGGCCTGACGTGGCAGAACTTCACGTCCGCCGCCACGGGCCTGGGCGTCGCGCTCGCGCTGGCACGCGGCCTCACCCGCCGGGCCGGCCCCGAAGGCCGCAAGACGCTGGGCAACTTCTGGGTGGACCTGGTGCGCGGCACGCTCTACGTGCTCCTGCCCCTGAGCTTCGTCGCGGCCCTGTTCTTCGTGTCGCAGGGCGTGCTCCAGAACCTCGCGCCGTACCCCGAGCACCTCACCGTGGAGGGCGTGAAGCAGACGCTCGCCTTCGGGCCGGTGGCCTCGCAGGAGGCCATCAAGATGCTGGGCACCAACGGCGGCGGCTTCTTCAACGCCAACAGCGCCCACCCCTTCGAGAACCCGACGCCGCTCACCAACCTGGTCCAATTGCTGCTCATCTTCGTGCTGCCCGCGGGCCTGACGTACACCTACGGCAAGATGACCGGCGACACGAAGCAGGGCTGGGCCCTCTTCGCCGCCATGTCCGTCCTCTTCCTCGTGGGCGCGGCGGCAAGCTACGCCGCCGAGTCCCAGCCCAACCCCGCGCTCGTCCCGTCGCAGGTCGCCCAGGCCGGGAACCTGGAGGGCAAGGAGACGCGCTTCGGCGTCGCGGCCTCCACGCTGTTCGCCACCGTCACCACGGACGCGTCGTGCGGCGCGGTCAATGCCATGCATGACAGCTTCACGCCGCTGGGCGGGCTGGTGCCGCTGGTCAACATGCAGCTGGGCGAGGTCATCTTCGGCGGCGTGGGCGCGGGCCTCTACGGCATCCTCGTGATGGCCGTCCTCGCCGTGTTCATCGCGGGCCTGATGGTGGGCCGCACCCCGGAGTTCCTCGGCAAGAAGGTCGAAGCGCGCGAGATGAAGCTCGCGATGCTGTATGTGCTCGTCTTCCCGCTGGTCATCCTGGGCCTGTCCGCGGTGGCGGCCGTGATTCCGCAGGGCACGTCGTCGCTCAACAACGCGGGCCCGCATGGCCTGTCGGAAATCCTCTACGCGTTCACCAGCGGCGTGGCCAACAACGGCAGCGCCTTCGCGGGCCTCAACGCCAACACGCCGTTCTGGAACCTCAGCCTGGGCGTGTCGATGCTCGCGGGCCGCTTCCTGATGATGGTGCCGGTGCTGGCGCTGGCGGGCTCGCTGGTGGGCAAGAAGGCCGTGGCTCCCGGGCCCGGCACCTTCCCCACGGAGGGCGTCCTCTTCACCGGTCTGCTCGTGAGCGTCGTCGTCATCGTGGGCGCGCTGACGTTCTTCCCCGTCCTGTCCCTGGGCCCCATCGTCGAGCACTTCCTCGGCGCGGCCGGAAAGGTGTACTGA
- the kdpF gene encoding K(+)-transporting ATPase subunit F has translation MTFEYVAGIALAVLLSAYLVYALLQPERF, from the coding sequence ATGACCTTCGAATACGTCGCCGGCATCGCGCTCGCGGTGCTGCTGTCCGCCTATCTCGTCTACGCGCTGCTTCAGCCCGAGCGCTTCTGA
- a CDS encoding porin → MCAPEIASRLLPLLLTQASPEAPSALSRLQVEGGVDASFAYNFNRPHSGVNFLPGTGTTARRHDEVTVNLASLGVSLAPEPVGFRVLLGFGTGIDVLHRAEPEADATGPDVWRYVQQASLSFAHGPLTLEAGIYPSHIGMESFQSQLNWTYTRSWTGEYSPYYQTGLKGTWRFTDHWSAQLQLLNGWQTIGDNNGGKALGTQVAYADDRWSAAFNTFVGNEGSGDAGALRLFADTVVTVKATGTVSIAATADVGRQARPGTSAALWYAAGANVRVQLAEPVAITARAEVYRDRDGLLSGTAQTLSEGTLTLEVRPADHLVLKAEARHDRSTRSVFDGPSPPLPRQHQTLLAVGAVATF, encoded by the coding sequence ATGTGCGCTCCCGAAATCGCCTCCCGGCTGCTCCCCCTGCTGCTGACCCAGGCCTCCCCCGAGGCCCCGTCCGCGCTCTCCCGGCTTCAGGTCGAGGGCGGCGTCGATGCCTCCTTCGCCTACAACTTCAACCGCCCTCACAGCGGCGTGAACTTCCTGCCCGGCACCGGCACCACCGCCCGGCGGCACGATGAAGTGACCGTCAACCTGGCCTCGCTGGGCGTGAGCCTGGCGCCCGAACCCGTGGGCTTCCGAGTCCTGCTCGGCTTCGGCACCGGCATCGACGTCCTGCACCGCGCGGAGCCGGAGGCGGACGCCACCGGCCCGGACGTCTGGCGTTACGTGCAGCAGGCCTCGCTGTCCTTCGCGCACGGGCCCCTGACCCTGGAAGCGGGCATCTACCCCAGCCACATCGGCATGGAGTCCTTTCAATCGCAGCTCAACTGGACCTACACCCGCTCGTGGACGGGCGAGTACTCGCCCTATTACCAGACAGGCCTCAAGGGCACCTGGCGCTTCACGGACCACTGGAGCGCGCAGCTCCAGTTGCTCAATGGCTGGCAGACCATCGGTGACAACAACGGCGGCAAGGCCCTGGGCACCCAGGTCGCCTACGCGGACGACCGGTGGAGCGCGGCCTTCAACACCTTCGTGGGCAACGAGGGCTCCGGTGACGCCGGGGCCCTGCGCCTGTTCGCGGACACCGTCGTCACGGTGAAGGCCACCGGCACCGTGAGCATCGCCGCCACCGCGGACGTGGGCAGGCAGGCCCGCCCGGGCACCTCCGCCGCGCTCTGGTACGCGGCGGGCGCCAACGTGCGCGTCCAGCTCGCGGAGCCCGTGGCCATCACCGCGCGCGCGGAGGTGTACCGCGACCGAGACGGCCTGCTCAGCGGCACCGCGCAGACCCTGTCCGAAGGCACGCTCACCCTGGAAGTTCGGCCCGCGGATCACCTCGTCCTCAAGGCCGAGGCCCGCCACGACCGCTCCACCCGGAGCGTCTTCGACGGCCCGTCGCCACCCCTTCCACGCCAACACCAGACGCTGCTCGCCGTCGGCGCGGTCGCCACTTTCTGA